Genomic window (Primulina huaijiensis isolate GDHJ02 unplaced genomic scaffold, ASM1229523v2 scaffold36805, whole genome shotgun sequence):
gatcgatcttggaatagacagatgatccctgcaactgatcaaaaaaGTCATCTATGCGAGGcaaagggtatttattctttaccgttgctttatccagttgccggtaatcaatgcaaagtatcattgacccatccttcttcctcacaaacaacactggagcaccccaaggagaaacactcggtctaatgtatcccttggctagtaaatcttctaactgctccttcaactctttcaattcaataggtgccattctgtacggagctctagaaatcggaactgtacctggtaccaattcaatgctgaaatctatctcgaatcggaggcaatcccggaatctcatctggaaagacgtcagcaaactcacacaccactggcgaatccgccaatgatgggctcaatttcagtaaatcaactgaatagacaaggaacccctctgctcctttctgcaataatcgagtcatagataatacggatatcaaaggaattctagctctagaacccttaccgtaaaatttccactctgcagccatgtcaggtctgaatctcacaatcttgtggaaacaatcaactgtagctctgtacttggtcagcatatcaataccgataatacagtcaaaatcagacaacccaagtacaatacagtctagctcaatctcatgtccgtcatactgtagcacacaagatctaaccgaagtcacggatatcaaacctttccccaaaggagaagaaacagatactacagtagatagggactcaacaggcaatgcatgcatcaatgcaaatctctcagaaataaatgtatgcgatgcaccagtatcaatcaatacatatgcaggataaccagaaataaaacagttacctgcaacaacgtcatcaggtgcgtcctgtgcctgctcctcagtcaaagcgaacaccctggcctgctgtctaggaggctggctcactgtctggcttcctcctggcctctgctgtgactgggtagatggtgctggctggaaagaatgaacagctgagggtcgtctccctgtctgagccactgatccagatgactctgctctctgggatccctgagaacctctctggggacatactctagcaaaatgtccctgctgtccgcaaatacggcaactgccaaacactcctcggcactactctgtggaatgtctccctccacacgtgctgcaataaggtcctgtataaatttggctctgaccagtctgtctcgagccactggaactggaagaactgctgccagacttcttaaactgtcttcctctgactttcaaatagtccttctttccaccactgctgctaccactctcaagtctgggagggggttgctgtggtctcggtgctggggcaacatatgaagctcctctctgtctcatcagaccagcttctgctccctttgctctgttcagggcgtcagcaaagttgtttggtcgcccagtgttcaccaatgtaaatatctccggattcaagccattgatgaactgatcagccaccgcttcttcattctcggccacatgtagagcaaatctcagtagtgtagagaatttagacacatattcctcaatgttcaactgcccttgtctcagattcgcaaactcagcacctttatccttCCTGTATGACagggaagaatctctgatagaattcggttttgaagacattccaggtaataggcgtacctcgttgctccaaggccctcttggtcgtaatccaccagttcttggcaacatcatgcaactggtgtcctatcagtttcactctccgctcatcagtgtagtccaaagagtcaaacagcatctcaatgtcatctaaccaactctcgcaatcaactgaagtctcagtacccttcagagtcggtggatggaacgactgaaatctcttcagcaaggtttccattggtgttgctgtcacatccatcggatttgcagaggtactgccctgttctgggattcttcgaggaggcatacctGATTATCACAAGGGTTAgaaatcacataataaatatgtctcagtccctttctgagcatcttacctctgataaagaatcggttctgatccatTTCAAGAATACATATCAccatatcaaaatcagataattcaggtaaacatgtattaaggcaaaaaatcatgctagcaatcaaaaacaggaaagaaaacacattctaccccgctcactagctccaatctcaatctaaaggatctatcgctctgataccaactgttgtggggacccggacgctaatcatcttcttaatcgtcattgggataattggatcaatgtaattaatatgggtctacaatttttttttttttttatatagtgcggaacgtaatggaatcaatctaattatacatatcagtataatagtacaagtcttgtacaacaaacatcaaactcaaactaaggtgtaacaactaaatgtcaagtgttccaaaccctatatacatcaaagtccgaagtctccactctaatcacgatctctctcatcttcttcctgaccccgatcctgtcccacctgttgccatgcacacatacaaacacgacaacagccggataattccggtgagaaatacatcccagtataaatcaacaaaacatgcaatcatataatcgatataaaagcatgaaacaaatatcaatcacatgtattaaatctgaaaacataaatcgatataaaactgtaaataactcgtgactctacagctcagactagactcattcctagtctagggatcccggtttccagacgttggcatactatatcgaatctcagtaatagaagtaaatccactcctaatcaaacatcgatataaaccaaacatctagtgtcttgacctatccgtcaaagactttggcacctccgccaataactcctctgtgacaatgtgcaatgggccagtgactactctatcacagtctggcacctctgtcacaagaccaatcgtctaatcacgctttctataaatcaatagaacaagcatatcaattcaaatcaatgcatataataacaataagtatgtggtttagggaaactcaagttatatctaactcgagtcattctcccaggttcgacattgacttatacctttctttcgtagtctcggtctgaagcaatataagtgctgaactcaagactgtctctgtaaatctgaaatgacatatcgagaatagcaatatcaacattccattcacaattcaataccgaatctgatcaatctgaatttaattcaaatcaacggcataacggcacaatcccgatatccccgtcaatacaataataacatatatcaattacaaaccataacccatatccgttacaatctgcaatcaatccataatccaaatctgttcaatttcaatcgataaaattagaaaatcataacaattccaaaatcaacttgttcttcgatctgacttcgattctacgatgtctagtatctCCAAAACACGTAATATCAATCAACTATTGATTCCTTCAAcatataaatttcaaaccatgATAGAAATGAAGAAAACTTACCTCCTTGTGTAGCTCGTGacgagaggatctcagaactgtgCTCGGATCTAAATTCTGATAATCAGATCTGGTATAATCAAATTCTAGGCTATGAAAGAGTTTTAAGGAAATCTTGCTGGAGCTCTCGGTTTTCTTTATGTCAAAATTGAAGGGAAATGCAAGGTGTATATAGCCCATTGTATGGTGAAGACAAGTATCCTCAAATCCCATAATTGCACTTTAAACCTTGaagtcttcactatttgcaatttggttctcacaactctttttaattccatttcaatcctaattaattacaaaaaccgtgaaatctaattcatcattccaaagttcataaatcaaataatctcggattaaaatgataaaatctcgggccttacatctCCTTCATGTGAAAAATtactaaaactaaaaaaaataaaaaataaaaccaaagatAACATTAATACTAAAAAAATTGATCACATGGAtgactaaaattgtaaaaaaaatgaacacacatgactaaaattatagtttgtatatttgataatttaatataGAAACAAATATGAACCATGTACATGCCATAAACCATGTctattttccttttatttatttattttgaataagtGAACATGATcataataatatgttttataCGATATCACACAACGTATAGTCttttaaatttacaaacttTCCTCCACATTTGTTTAGAAGAAAATGATATTCATATGACATTTCATGCTGATATCTCAGCATGAAGACTTGTTGAAATAGTTCGACACATTGTTCGAAATAGGATGGTACCGAAAGAGATTTTAATCAAAACATTAATAGATCGCGTAATAGCCGCGACAATTAAAGACTTGACAAAGGAGATAAGGATATTCATGGTCACAAAATATGCATCTTGACAAATAAAATTCATCAAACTGTATTGAAATGAAATCCTAAACAAAGTATTATCTTGTTCGAACAAAGAAGAATCAAAACTTTCAGTAAAAAGTTTGGGAACTTTATTACCCACAAACTGAAAAGATGAGCACTCACaataatgcatgaaactttcaCCATCTTTCCATGAAACAATGTCCTTAACTACAATCACCTAATCTAAACTAATCAACATGTATGCTTCGTGTATCATGCTCGTTTACCCTTCGATATTTCCACCTGATCGAAAGCTCAGATCCtgtattttctttaatttgcaaGAAAGAAGCTCCAAACCTGTATCCAAACTAAATAAGTAGGAAAAAAGAGTAATTCCTATTTCTCCGATCACAAAAGAAAGGAAGGTCAATATTCAGCTCTAACTGCAAGTATGTACAAGTTCTTCGATGAAGCACCAGAGTCATGCTACGGAGGAAGGGTCTCCAAATGGTATCCACCAAAGCCAAACTCGCCTTCAACATGGCCAGTCCCATCCTGCTCATGGAAAAAACAATATTCGAATTAGAATTATCTAGCGACTAATTTAGAGAATCTTAATGTAAGATGCAATGCAAACCTGTTTGAGAAGTGCACTCATGAGGTCATCTTCTTGAATATATTGTTCAGGGAAGAGACCGTTTTCAAAGCCCATATTATATAGTCTTGCATCCTCATTTCTCAATGAATTTTCAGGCAGGGATGAGTTAACAACGGGACTCTTACTTTGCCCTTGCACATTCTTCGGGTTGGAAGAAAAACCTTGTTGAAATAAAGTTGATGGAGAAATGCCAAGAACTCCTCGTGCATTAGAATGTTGGGGAGATTCGAAAGTTGATCCAGCGTTTTGCAAACCCCAATCTTGGGTCATGTTCATATTTAACTCATTGAAAACACCGTGACTAGGAACAAAAGCTCTAGGCCCTCTTATTTCAGACTTCAGGTCTTGGAACATCCCTTTAGAAGTGAGGGTGGAAGTTCCTGAGTTGCCAAGGAGAGAGAAGCTATTACTTGGGAACTCGGTGATTAGACCTACGGCATTCGAGGGACCTGAAAATGATGTATTTACTGGCCCCTGAACATTGTCTATTCCATTTCTGCCCAAGACCGTACTGGGTATTGGAGTTGACAAAACAGCTTGAACTACATTTGCTGGAAGATTTGAAACATGATTGCCTCTGATTGCATCATTTAAACTTTGACCATTTAGACTTTGAATCCTCGACTGTTGAAGTTGAACCATCTGATTCATCGAAGGATTATTTTGTACTGCCGGTGAATGGACATGCATATTCATGTGACCAAAAGTCGATGCAGATTGTCGTAACGAAGCAAGCTGCTTTGAATCCATAGTTGTTGGGCTTCCATGAAGTAAGTCGATTTGCTTGCTATTATTGTTTGGTCTTGGATTTTCGAAGTTGAAGATGTTTCTATGATCGTCCAGGGGTAGTGATACCGAAGTTTTGGTAGCAGTCCTGCCAAGTACTGCTGCTTGGAATGTAGCAAGATTCTGCGGCTGGAGTTGTCTGGCAGCAGCAAGGCCTTGAATATCGACGCCACTGAATGGAGATACAGGCCCAAATAGTGGATTTGGGGGCCCCATAAAAGAGTTATCGAGTCCAATCGAGGGTTGTGATGGATCGCTTAGCCTTTTAAGGTAGAGCCGATATTTCTGCATCAATTGGCTGTATAAGTTAAATCCTCTCGAGGGAAGAAGATAAAG
Coding sequences:
- the LOC140968415 gene encoding two-component response regulator ARR1-like isoform X1, giving the protein MSLEVKPMFFASNLKSGDGFTDQFPAGLRVLVVDDDPACLRIMEKMLKNCLYEVTKCNRAELALQHLRDNKNGFDVVISDVHMPDMDGFKLLEQVGLEMDLPVIMMSADDSKDVVMKGVTHGACDYLIKPVRMEALKNIWQHVVRKKKHEGKDKDFENSGGVEDGDQKQKIFEDGDYSSSANEENRNSKKRKDEEGDDAEERDDVSTHKKPRVVWSSELHLKFMDAVNKLGLEKAVPKKILELMNVPALTRENVASHLQKYRLYLKRLSDPSQPSIGLDNSFMGPPNPLFGPVSPFSGVDIQGLAAARQLQPQNLATFQAAVLGRTATKTSVSLPLDDHRNIFNFENPRPNNNSKQIDLLHGSPTTMDSKQLASLRQSASTFGHMNMHVHSPAVQNNPSMNQMVQLQQSRIQSLNGQSLNDAIRGNHVSNLPANVVQAVLSTPIPSTVLGRNGIDNVQGPVNTSFSGPSNAVGLITEFPSNSFSLLGNSGTSTLTSKGMFQDLKSEIRGPRAFVPSHGVFNELNMNMTQDWGLQNAGSTFESPQHSNARGVLGISPSTLFQQGFSSNPKNVQGQSKSPVVNSSLPENSLRNEDARLYNMGFENGLFPEQYIQEDDLMSALLKQQDGTGHVEGEFGFGGYHLETLPP
- the LOC140968415 gene encoding two-component response regulator ARR1-like isoform X2, coding for MSLEVKPMFFASNLKSGDGFTDQFPAGLRVLVVDDDPACLRIMEKMLKNCLYEVTKCNRAELALQHLRDNKNGFDVVISDVHMPDMDGFKLLEQVGLEMDLPVIMMSADDSKDVVMKGVTHGACDYLIKPVRMEALKNIWQHVVRKKKHEGKDKDFENSGGVEDGDQKQKIFEDGDYSSSANEENRNSKKRKDEEGDDAEERDDVSTHKKPRVVWSSELHLKFMDAVNKLGLEKAVPKKILELMNVPALTRENVASHLQKYRLYLKRLSDPSQPSIGLDNSFMGPPNPLFGPVSPFSGVDIQGLAAARQLQPQNLATFQAAVLGRTATKTSVSLPLDDHRNIFNFENPRPNNNSKQIDLLHGSPTTMDSKQLASLRQSASTFGHMNMHVHSPAVQNNPSMNQMVQLQQSRIQSLNGQSLNDAIRGNHVSNLPANVVQAVLSTPIPSTVLGRNGIDNVQGPVNTSFSGPSNAVGLITEFPSNSFSLLGNSGTSTLTSKGMFQDLKSEIRGPRAFVPSHGVFNELNMNMTQDWGLQNAGSTFESPQHSNARGVLGISPSTLFQQGFSSNPKNVQGQSKSPVVNSSLPENSLRNEDARLYNMGFENGLFPEQYIQEDDLMSALLKQDGTGHVEGEFGFGGYHLETLPP